The genomic DNA GGTTGGCAGGCAAGCCTCATCGGGGGCGGGCGGTTGGTGCGGGCCGTCTACTTGGCCCCCGATGGGGAGGCCACCCTCACCCTCCGCCTCCAGCCTCCCAGGGAGGTGAAGGCAGGCACCTACCGCTTCCTGGTCCGGGCCGAGGGTCTTGGCCAGACGGCGAGCCTGCCCATCGCCCTGGTAGTGGGCCAGGGCTTGCCGCAACGGCTTAGCCTCGAGGCCGAACTCCCCGTGCTCAAAGGTCCCCCCACCAGCACCTTCCGTTACCGGGTGACCCTCAAGAACGAGTCCGATCGGGACCTTCTGGTTTCCCTGGAGTACGAGGCCCCTAAGGGCTTCCAGGTCACCTTCACCCCCGCCTTCGCCAGCCAGCAGGTGACCAGCCTGCCCATCAAGGCGGGGGAAAGCAAGGACCTAGACGTGGAGGTCTCCTTGCCCAAGGACACCAAGGCGGACACCTACGGCCTCACCTTGCGAGCGGTGGCGGGGGAGGCCAAGGCGGAGCTGGCCCTCACCCTGGAAGTCACGGGGCGGCCCGAGGTGCGCTTCACCACCAAGGAAGGAAGACTTTCCGGCCAGGTGGTGGCGGGCCGGGAGAACCCGGTGAAGCTCCTGGTGAAAAACGAGGGGAGCGCCCCCGCCAAGAACCTGTCCTTCAGCGCCATGGAGCCCTCGGGCTGGGAGGTGAAGTTCGAACCGGATAAGCTGGAGTCCCTGGACCCTGGCCAGGAACAGGAGATCACCGCCCGTATCAAGCCCTCCCCCAAGGCGGTCACCGGGGACTACATGGTGACCCTTTCCCTCTCGGGGGACGAGGGGGTTTCCGAGAGCCTGGACTACCGGGCCACCGTGGTTCGCTCCAGCCTCTGGGGCCTTGTGGGGGTGGGGATCATGGCGGTGGCCCTCCTGGTCCTGGGCTTCGCCGTGAACCGCTTTGGCCGGAGGTAGCATGACGGTTATCCAAACCCGCGGCCTCACCAAGCGCTACGGCCGGGTGGTGGCCGTGGAGGACCTGAACCTGGAGGTGGCGGAGGGGGAGGTCTTCGGCCTCCTGGGCCCCAACGGCTCGGGCAAGACCACCACCATCCTCATGCTTCTGGGCCTCACCGAGCCCACCGCCGGGGAAGCCCGGGTCTTGGGCCTGGACCCCATGCGGGAGCCCCTAAAGGTGAAGGCCAAGGTGGGCTACCTCCCCGACCAGGTGGGCTTCTACGGGGAGCTCACCGCCTGGGAAAACCTCCGCTACACCACAAGGCTCCTGGGCCTCTCCGAGGCCGAGGCCAAGGCCCGCATCGAGGAGGTCTTGCAGCGCATGGGGCTTTGGGAGGTCAAGGACCGCCGGGTTTCCGCCTTCAGCCGGGGCATGCGCCAGCGCCTGGGCCTGGCGGAAGTCCTCCTCAAAAAGCCCAAGGTGGCCATCCTGGACGAGCCCACCCTGGGCCTGGACCCCGAGGCCGCCCGGGAATTCTTGGCCCTCATCAAGGGCCTGAAGCAAGAGGGCATCACCGTGCTCCTTTCCAGCCACCTGCTACATCAGGTGCAGGAGATCTGCGACCGGGTGGGGCTATTCCACAAGGGACGGCTCGCCCTCTTAGGCACCGTGGAGGAGCTAGCTCAACGGGTGCTGGGGGGCGGGTACGAGATCCTGGTGGAGGCGAGCCCGGGCCTTGCCGAGGCCTTCGCCGCCTTGGACGGGGTGGCCAAGGTGGAAACGGGGGAAGGGCGTTACCGGGTCCTCGCCACCCGCGACCTCAGGCCCGAGCTGGCCCGCATCGCCGTGGCGCAGGGTAGCCTCTACGGCCTAGCCCTTCGCAAGCCCAGCTTGGACGAGGTCTACGCCCACTACTTCCAGGAGGTGGCCCATGCGGCGTGAAGGCTCACCCTGGACCGGTCTTTGGGCGGTTTTCTTCAAGGAGATGGCC from Thermus sp. LT1-2-5 includes the following:
- a CDS encoding NEW3 domain-containing protein: MVRKWVLLAVSLLGLALAQGFRGLSLGTPYPEMGVQPGESVNLTLTLKNHGLPPGVVRLSLAEVPQGWQASLIGGGRLVRAVYLAPDGEATLTLRLQPPREVKAGTYRFLVRAEGLGQTASLPIALVVGQGLPQRLSLEAELPVLKGPPTSTFRYRVTLKNESDRDLLVSLEYEAPKGFQVTFTPAFASQQVTSLPIKAGESKDLDVEVSLPKDTKADTYGLTLRAVAGEAKAELALTLEVTGRPEVRFTTKEGRLSGQVVAGRENPVKLLVKNEGSAPAKNLSFSAMEPSGWEVKFEPDKLESLDPGQEQEITARIKPSPKAVTGDYMVTLSLSGDEGVSESLDYRATVVRSSLWGLVGVGIMAVALLVLGFAVNRFGRR
- a CDS encoding ABC transporter ATP-binding protein, with the protein product MTVIQTRGLTKRYGRVVAVEDLNLEVAEGEVFGLLGPNGSGKTTTILMLLGLTEPTAGEARVLGLDPMREPLKVKAKVGYLPDQVGFYGELTAWENLRYTTRLLGLSEAEAKARIEEVLQRMGLWEVKDRRVSAFSRGMRQRLGLAEVLLKKPKVAILDEPTLGLDPEAAREFLALIKGLKQEGITVLLSSHLLHQVQEICDRVGLFHKGRLALLGTVEELAQRVLGGGYEILVEASPGLAEAFAALDGVAKVETGEGRYRVLATRDLRPELARIAVAQGSLYGLALRKPSLDEVYAHYFQEVAHAA